A single region of the Triticum dicoccoides isolate Atlit2015 ecotype Zavitan chromosome 2B, WEW_v2.0, whole genome shotgun sequence genome encodes:
- the LOC119362835 gene encoding hydrophobic protein LTI6A, which translates to MADEGTANCIDIILAIILPPLGVFFKFACGIEFWICLLLTFFGYLPGIIYAVWVITK; encoded by the exons ATGGCGGACGAGGGGACCGCCAACTGCATCGACATCATCCTCGCCATCATCCTGCCGCCGCTCGGCGTCTTCTTCAAGTTCGCCTGCGGG ATCGAGTTCTGGATCTGCTTGCTGCTCACCTTCTTCGGCTACCTCCCCGGCATCATCTACGCCGTCTGGGTCATCACCAAGTAG